One window of Xylocopa sonorina isolate GNS202 chromosome 9, iyXylSono1_principal, whole genome shotgun sequence genomic DNA carries:
- the Max gene encoding MYC associated factor X — protein MSDDDRDIDIESDEGDDSDSRQRHSNNTQYYSQAEKRAHHNALERKRRDHIKDSFSSLRDSVPALQGEKVASRAQILKKAAEYIQFMRRKNTSHQQDIDDLKRQNNLLESQIRALEKAKITGNFAAETCEVTKSEGVPMPGYNDTESESSDSETSRTVRQSKKLKVGGLHH, from the exons ATGAGCGACGATGATCGAGACATCGATATCGAGAGTGAT GAAGGTGACGACTCCGATTCTCGACAGAGGCATTCAAATAACACCCAATATTACTCCCAA GCAGAAAAACGTGCACACCACAATGCGCTGGAACGCAAACGCAGGGATCACATTAAGGACAGCTTCTCGAGCCTTAGAGATTCTGTacccgcattgcaaggagagaAGGTTGCAAGTAGAGCGCAAATACTCAAGAAGGCCGCTGAATATATACAGTTTATGCGGCGTAAAAATACCTCGCATCAACAGGATATCGATGACTTGAAACGACAGAATAATCTGCTAGAATCCCAAA TTCGGGCGCTTGAAAAAGCAAAGATAACAGGCAACTTTGCTGCGGAGACGTGCGAAGTGACTAAATCAGAAGGGGTACCAATGCCTGGATACAATGACACAGAGTCAGAATCTTCGGACAGCGAGACGAGCAGGACGGTACGCCAGTCGAAAAAGCTGAAAGTTGGAGGCCTCCATCATTGA